In one window of Amblyomma americanum isolate KBUSLIRL-KWMA chromosome 9, ASM5285725v1, whole genome shotgun sequence DNA:
- the LOC144105707 gene encoding uncharacterized protein LOC144105707, whose protein sequence is MAAAVRDLSCSFALFMAVDDEIAAERRRQCAFHCDWSDAVLIRAAQEVLMGVQYPDDAKRRSLYASWLRAFANSGWQRGFDKLMLNCVAATPSPTNPGKPLFADLFRVGCPVGRWQRRGLLLNAARLPAMFACKAKNVEPLPENSAFFRFMADLVRKGGTNREALDEAGMIIGFCSLALAVVAAKPAKNVQQFFETQMKSALAAAVPTTFDGDIPWPGGRFMLELTRSAHSAHGVIKPYIVLLAVGQYIYHVKAMDAARSADMNFLMEAFLKPAKFGHLEVVELFSDVRDQTGLDTTQLCQILAEDSSVSESSKRVSEFFACAGRSSHLSLPWCRAASSCFCPELALDKNIDYALRLMAFLAPDPGDRVWKKREFAAAGESRIREARLWAREFKRALRKGKYGDLPNWKP, encoded by the exons ATGGCTGCAGCTGTCAGGGACCTCTCCTGCTCGTTCGCGTTGTTCATGGCGGTGGACGACGAAATCGCTGCGGAGCGTCGTCGGCAGTGCGCCTTCCACTGCGACTGGAGCGACGCGGTGCTCATCAGGGCCGCCCAGGAGGTCCTCATGGGCGTGCAGTACCCAGACGACGCCAAGCGCCGCTCGCTCTACGCGTCCTGGCTCCGGGCGTTCGCCAACAGCGGCTGGCAGCGAGGCTTCGATAAGCTGATGCTCAACTGCGTGGCGGCCACGCCGTCCCCGACCAACCCGGGGAAGCCCCTCTTCGCGGACCTGTTCAGGGTCGGTTGCCCGGTGGGCCGGTGGCAGCGGAGGGGCTTACTCTTGAACGCCGCCAGGCTTCCCGCCATGTTCGCGTGCAAGGCGAAAAACGTCGAGCCACTGCCGGAGAACTCGGCCTTCTTCAGGTTCATGGCCGACCTGGTCCGAAAGGGCGGCACCAACCGAGAGGCCCTGGACGAAGCAGGCATGATCATCGGATTCTGCAGCCTGGCGTTGGCCGTAGTCGCAGCCAAGCCGGCCAAAAATGTGCAGCAATTCTTCGAGACTCAGATGAAGAGCGCGCTGGCTGCGGCGGTGCCGACCACGTTCGACGGGGACATTCCCTGGCCCGGGGGCAGATTCATGCTGGAGCTCACCCGCTCGGCCCACTCGGCGCACGGCGTGATCAAGCCCTACATTGTGCTCCTGGCCGTCGGCCAGTACATCTACCACGTCAAGGCGATGGATGCAGCACGCAG cGCTGACATGAACTTCCTGATGGAGGCCTTCCTGAAGCCGGCAAAGTTCGGCCACTTGGAGGTCGTGGAACTCTTCTCCGACGTGCGGGACCAGACCGGACTGGACACCACCCAGCTGTGCCAGATCCTCGCCGAGGACTCCTCGGTGTCGGAGTCCAGTAAACGGGTCAGCGAGTTCTTTGCCTGCGCAGGGCGGTCATCGCACCTGTCCCTGCCCTGGTGCCGTGCGGCCAGCAGCTGCTTCTGCCCCGAACTGGCCCTTGACAAGAACATTGACTACGCCCTGAGGCTCATGGCGTTCCTCGCTCCCGACCCTGGCGACCGGGTGTGGAAGAAACGGGAGTTTGCGGCCGCCGGCGAGTCCCGCATCAGAGAGGCTCGGCTGTGGGCGAGGGAGTTCAAGCGCGCTCTGCGCAAAGGGAAATACGGAGACCTCCCCAACTGGAAGCCGTAA
- the LOC144103763 gene encoding uncharacterized protein LOC144103763 yields MKKCRVSPVTVVTIGPPLEMDHDGHRKSSSSPQQVTPLSSTPELLLGGQTNFAGVHKPPRGRHNVEDTDDEGDVRRPSEGLSPRKPSLDVQSRSPETPTEVTSTTPQHKRKRKGRKPHRSPSAHAITSGADSASAGAASPQSAGAVQMGVSGLQSAEAGHPLVRTPDHVDVHNESTKAPPGLARHQGVEELQAIEQLRQRRSPFRGETANKDGRPSPGHPRQQRSPAANSSPGTPTRLAGRRSPQADLRRLAGSLDLTSSPTPRHDMAASPQPRPSPSEMTECPFSLPPDVGTGFLLEPPVASSSQAPVMDQRKFRLTRTRSLPDLRQEAAAPEFLRNRLILQTDDTVYLPFILRKEYVIRTKLRVSFSLLKPPVVKRSHSEGYITDVTFLQQAYCNIWEDTDTELEDSDWRVDEGCNFFDLCYFRCKCCKKRLNPTNA; encoded by the exons ATGAAGAAGTGTCGGGTGTCACCGGTCACCGTCGTCACTATCGGGCCTCCTCTAGAAATGGACCACGACGGTCATCGCAAGAGTTCCTCGTCGCCCCAGCAGGTGACGCCGCTGTCGTCGACGCCCGAGCTCCTCCTGGGCGGCCAGACGAACTTTGCCGGAGTGCACAAGCCTCCACGCGGACGACACAACGTCGAGGACACCGATGACGAGGGCGACGTGCGAAG GCCATCCGAAGGACTGTCTCCGCGCAAGCCATCGCTGGACGTGCAGTCGCGGTCGCCTGAAACCCCCACCGAGGTGACCTCGACGACGCCTCAGCACAAGCGTAAGCGCAAGGGCCGCAAACCGCACCGATCGCCTTCAGCGCACGCCATTACATCGGGCGCCGACTCCGCCTCAGCCGGCGCTGCGAGCCCCCAGTCAGCGGGCGCCGTCCAGATGGGCGTATCGGGGCTGCAGTCCGCCGAGGCCGGCCATCCGTTGGTCCGGACACCTGACCACGTAGATGTACACAA CGAGTCCACCAAGGCGCCGCCTGGTCTTGCCAGACACCAGGGCGTCGAGGAACTGCAGGCCATCGAGCAGCTCCGCCAACGGAGGAGCCCGTTCCGGGGGGAGACCGCG AATAAAGATGGCCGCCCGTCGCCCGGCCACCCGCGCCAGCAGCGCTCGCCGGCGGCCAACAGCAGCCCGGGCACCCCGaccaggctggcaggcaggcgcTCCCCGCAGGCCGACCTGCGCCGCCTGGCGGGCAGCCTGGACCTGACCTCGTCGCCCACCCCGCGCCATGACATGGCTGCGTCGCCTCAGCCCAGACCCAGCCCCTCCGAGATGACCGAGTGCCCCTTCTCGCTGCCACCAGACGTCGGAACGGGATTCCTG CTTGAGCCACCCGTGGCCTCCTCCAGCCAGGCGCCCGTGATGGACCAGCGCAAGTTCCGGCTGACGCGCACCCGGTCCCTGCCCGACCTGCGTCAGGAGGCGGCCGCGCCAGAGTTCCTGCGAAACCGCCTCATACTGCAGACCGACGACACG GTGTACCTTCCGTTCATCCTGCGCAAGGAGTACGTGATCCGCACCAAGCTGCGCGTCTCCTTCAGCCTGCTCAAGCCGCCCGTGGTGAAGCGGTCGCACAGCGAGGGCTACATCACCGACGTCACCTTCCTGCAGCAGGCCTACTGCAACATCTGGGAGGACACCGACACCGAGCTGGAG GACTCCGACTGGCGGGTGGACGAAGGGTGCAACTTCTTCGACCTCTGCTACTTCCGCTGCAAGTGCTGCAAGAAGCGGCTCAATCCGACCAACGCGTGA